The genomic interval CGATGCCGTGCTCCGCCGCGAGCGAGGTGATCATTCCCGGGCGCGGCTTGCGGCAGTCGCAGGCGATGCGGTAGCGCTCGACCGCGCCCTGGGGATGGTGCGGACACCAGCGGAACGCCTCGATCGCCACTCCCTCGACCCGCAGAAGCTCGCGAAGCCGCGCCTCCACGGGCCCAAGCGCCTCCTCGGAAAAGAACCCGCGCGCCACCCCCGACTGGTTGGAAACGACGAACAGGCGGAAGCCCGCATCGCGCAGCACCCGCAGCCCCTCCCCCGCCCCGCGCGTGAGCCGGATGAGCGCCGGATCGACGTTGTACGGCACGTCGTCCACGAGCGTGCCGTCCTTGTCCAGAAACACCGCCGCCGTCCCACTCATCCCATCCCCAACCCCTGTGTCGTTGCACTCGAATCATCTCGCCCCCGCCGGAGATGGGCGCGCCACACATCATAACCCACACCCCGACAAGCCAGTCCGCGAAGGCGGACTTCGTGTGTTTGTTGCAGCGAATT from Longimicrobium sp. carries:
- a CDS encoding HAD family hydrolase encodes the protein MSGTAAVFLDKDGTLVDDVPYNVDPALIRLTRGAGEGLRVLRDAGFRLFVVSNQSGVARGFFSEEALGPVEARLRELLRVEGVAIEAFRWCPHHPQGAVERYRIACDCRKPRPGMITSLAAEHGIDLARSWMVGDTPADVEAGRFAGCRTILVGGQADADSDLRPDHVVIDLAEAGRIIVAEQPGAGQAPIEMR